Genomic DNA from Candidatus Kaiserbacteria bacterium:
TATCATTGCAGGTACCGAAGTAGGGAATGGATATTCAGAACTCAACAACCCTCTTGAGCAAAAAGCACGCTTTGATGTACAGCAGGCACTGCTCCAAGGAGGAGATGAGGAAGCGATGATGCCTGATGATGAATTTGTCGAGATGCTCGAACATGGTATGCCTCCCGCATGTGGCTTCGGCTTTGGCGAGCGCCTCTTTGCCATCCTCGAAAACAAACCCCTCCGTGACGTCCAATTTTTCCCACTCATGAGACCGAAAGAATACTAATCAAGTACACAGACACAGTACTGCTATAAGGGTACGAAAACACAAAACGTGAGTCGCATGCGACTCACGTTTTGTGTTTTCTGAAGTTCTCGCGCTGTGTGCGCTCGAAACCCCCTTATAGCAGTACTGTGTCTGTTCGTATCAATTAACAAGCGTCCTTGTCGAAGCATTACGTTTTTAGAGCAGCCTACGAAACTCGTTGAGACCAACGTTTTCAAATGCCTTGCGGAGCCCACACAGGGCGAGCGGAGCAAAAAGCAAAACGTCGCACCCAAAGGGTGCGACGTTTTGCTTTTATGCGTGCATTTTAAAATGTTGGTCGAGAAAGAGTTAAGTTCCCTTATAAGTTATGCACAGATTTGTGTGGGGGTGTGGTAGACGGTGGGGCAGAGTGGTATATAATGTACATGTGGTGGGAGATAGTGGTAGACTATGAAAATAGTTTAACAGTATTGAGTTCATCAATCATTCACATGCTGATTGGAGAGTACACACACAATATCGATGCCAAGAAACGGCTGTCCTTACCTTCTAAGTGGAGGAAGGAACTTGGTAAGAAACTGGTGGTTACTCGTGGACTTGATAACTGTCTCTTTGTTTATCCCTTGAAAGAGTGGGAGAAAATTACCGAGAAAATCGGTAGACTCCCGCTCGGACAGGCGGATACAAGAGGGTTCAATCGATTTTTCCTTTCGGGGGCAGTCGAAGTGGAGGTAGATACTGTAGGACGAATTCTCGTTCCTGATTTCTTAAAGGTGTTCGCTGGATTGACCACAAAGGTCGTCCTTGCGGGTATCCATGATCGTGTAGAAATGTGGGATGAGAATCGGTGGAGTGAGTACAAGAAGCGCATTGAAGAGC
This window encodes:
- the mraZ gene encoding division/cell wall cluster transcriptional repressor MraZ; protein product: MWWEIVVDYENSLTVLSSSIIHMLIGEYTHNIDAKKRLSLPSKWRKELGKKLVVTRGLDNCLFVYPLKEWEKITEKIGRLPLGQADTRGFNRFFLSGAVEVEVDTVGRILVPDFLKVFAGLTTKVVLAGIHDRVEMWDENRWSEYKKRIEEQADALAEKLGEIGVL